GGCAGAGCGGCTCCGCGAGCTCCTCTCCACTTTCCCATAGAGGAACCCTGACTGGCCGCTGAGGGCAAGCCACACACACGCCCTCACGCCCGGCGAGCCCGCGAGGTAAGcgccccccatccccagcccttcCCGGGCGCTCTCCCCGCACTTTCTGTTTTCCTACTCACTTGCGAGCCGCCGGGCTGCAGCCCCAAGGACTCCGCGGCAggagcagcggcggcggcggcggcggcggcggcagccggTAGGGTGGACTTGAGGAAGACGGAGGGAACCCCGCGCGACCGGAGCCGCCGCTGGCCGCTCCGCTCCCCGGGCACTTTCCCCCTCCGCCAAAACTTTGGGTCGGGAGAGGTCGGGGGCGAGGGTCGCGGCGGCCGcgccggcggggggcggggggcgcggagGCAGTGCCCTGCGGGCGGGAGGCTGGGGGCCGGGCTGGGGAGTAGTAGGCCAGCCGGTGCCAGGCTGCGTTTGCAACCAGCACCTCTCGACACACAGGCAGCGCCGCCCGAGAGGGGCACGGGAGCCGGGGCGCGGGCAGAAGCAGCCCgaggaaaacaacaacagagCCAGCCCTCACGCCGGCGGGCGGCTCGTGGCCGCCCGGGGAGCCCCAAACTTCATCTCGGCGAAAGTACGTGGATCCCAGCCTGCCGGGGAGGTGGGGCCtggggagctggggcaggggaggaaggtaCGAGGAGCCAGCCCTCGGTGGATTTATTGAACGTTTCGTGTGCGTCGGTGACCGGGAACAGCAGCCCAGTTGCTCGTTCATCTGGAGAGTTGGGATTTGGGTGTTCCGGCCCCGCAGATCGGTGccctctcaccccccacccctaacCAAATGCGCGGCGAGTAGAGAAAGTGCTGTTTTAGTGCCAGAGTAGCCAGGAGGAAGAatagggggagagggggaagagggcgagggagaaggggagagagaagagggagggaaagcgggaggggggggggacgagagcgagagagagagagagagagagaggagagaggagagaacgggagggaagagaggagggggaagaggaggagggaggctgtgTCAGGATTTTGCTTGAATGTGGGATTATGTTGTGTCAATAAGTTTAAGGTGGAGAGAGCgaggctgggggtggtggtggaggggaggaggaaggcctTCGCTGTTTAAAGTCTTATTTCTGAAGGTAAGTTATGGCATTGCATGGTCGCGATGACAGAAAACTTGCAGATCCTTTATCCGGGGATGGGGTCGATGCCTCTAGAAAGAGCTCCCCAGTCGTCTTAAGCCACACTCGTGTTACACTGTTATTTGCTGCGATCCGGGTCGCTAGTAAATTACAGAAATCAGACTCGaggtttcttttcctcctccaccTCGTCTCGTTCGCTTACCctcagaaatttattatttttttttaatttcttggtatTGTATGAAACTTAACGTAACTGTGACCAAACCCGAGTCCAGTAATTTACAAGGACCCTAAATCCAAGAATCTGGAACACGTTTATGTGTGAAATATCCGCGATCATTTCTGCTAAATGAGGAAGGTAAAACGAAACGATGCAAAAAGCTAAGACACAACATGTACgacagagggggggggggggagagacggagagagaagctattttttgctttcctttctgtagaaaggaaaataaagcgtGCATTCCCCTTCCCTCCCGGTGTGTAGGGTCTAGTCAATATTTTAACTGTCTGAGGACAAATTAGTCCAGGTGGATCTTGTTGAAAAGTTTTCGcgaggtggggtggaggtgggggcggtacgaaggggaaggtgggtggaggtTGTGGGGGATGGGGACGGAGCGAGCTCTGCCACTGCTAATGGTCATTGGCCTGGGGCTTTGAAACCATTGCCTGTCCTGCTAATGACACGTCCAGTTCTCGTCTCCAGGCCGCCGACGCCGGGCTGCCGGCGACTGGGGTACTTTCCCCACGCGGGGAGGGGCTTTCTTCGCCATCCCCTGGGGTTGCCCACTCGCGGCGTGGGGGCCCCACGCGCGCCCCCTCTCCTGCGCGCCGCCGCCACCTCTGCTCGCGCGACTTTTGTAGCTAGCCCGCGGCGAGGGGGCGCGGGGGTCCCCAGCGCGGACGTCCCCGCGCGGCCACCCCGCGTCGGGCCCCACGCGCGCCGCGCGGTCCAGGCTCGGAATGGCAGCGCCTGGCCGGGCGGCGGTGCCTCCCCGGGGGGCAGCGGAGGcagcggcggtggcggcgggaTCTTCGCCGGGGCccgcgggaggaggaggaggaggagagggaggaggaggaggaggaggggaaggaggaggaagaggaggagagggaggcgtTTTCTGCCCAGACCGCCGCCAGTTCGAGCGGGCACGGGGACGGGGACACCCCACTCGTTGCTCCTCTGTTATGGAAAGGTGTTTAGCAGACTTTTACGCCCGGAGTGTGGGATTTGTActtcattttttctctcccccctcttccccaAAGCAAGATGGACtctattccctttctctttctccctgtgcctctgcctctgtcttgtcAGCCTTTAAGATCGACATTTTGTACTAAGATGCAAACTTGATGGTGACCAGCAACAAAGGCGGGGTGGGATCCCtcgctcccttcctccctctcggTTTCCTAGCTACCCCCACCCCGACCTCCAAGACCTGGTGGCCCTGCACTTGGCGCCCGGGCTCTGGCGAATGTGTTTCCAGGCTCGGTTCCGATCTCCAATCTCGGGATTGTGACTGGGGCCGGGCGTTTGGGCGACGGCTGTGGCCGCCCCAGGTCTGCAGGGCTGAGGGCTGCGCTACCTGGACCCGCTGCCGTCGCCGTGCTACCTCCAGCCGGCTCCTGGGCACCGTGGAGGCTCGGGCTGCCTATCGATTGCTATGATTTGGTTACTGGTGTATTTGTCCTGGGGGCGGTGATCACTTGTGCAAGTTGATGAATGATCGCGGTGTGGGTTTTGGGTTTGCAGACAGGATTAACTTTCAGCTTTGTGCATACGGGGAGTAGGGAGTGAGGGTGCTGGAGACACCCTGGAATGCCAGCTGGGCTACCCTCAGCTCTTTGAATACAGGGAGCTTCTTTGCTTGTATTGCTCCACAGTTCGCgcgtgggggtgggaggtagacgggggggggggaggggttggtggGGAGCTGAACTCCTGGGTTTTGAGGACCTTCCTTCAGAGGTGTTGCAGGAGTTGGGACTCTATTGTAAAGCTCTACCATACTGATGATGTACCTTTATTTGATACTTTATAGGTCACTATCATATGACAAAGGCTTTGCTGCAGTTCATCTTCCTCCCTGTGTACTTTCCATTTGCCTTCCCGGGTAAGTAAGCAAACTCTTTCTACAGGGAAGCTGGATGGCTATTAGCAATGACCTGAGGGTCCTTACTGTTCACATAAGAAGGTGGCTTATTGGGGTTGCAACACCCCAGAAAGCTTGTCTCCCTGAGTTTCCCACAGCAGAAATCAACTTATGATACTTAGTATTTAGAATTcagttgctgttattattaagatagttgaaatgtttatttcacatttatcTGCAAGTGTCatttgaaaacttattttcaaatagtCATTTAGTTGATAATGAAATTTTACAGAGTTGAAGGCCTAGGAAATTTAATACTAGATAATATTGTAGAAAGAATGCAGCCTATGAGTGGAGAGAATTATTAAAAACCCAAAGAAGCATTGTGCAGAATGCCTCTCTAATTATAGTGACTGACATTTGCTTACTCTTTCTTAGGTGCTCTGTCTTGGGTAACTTGTGCTGTTTGCGACAGTTA
This genomic stretch from Acinonyx jubatus isolate Ajub_Pintada_27869175 chromosome C2, VMU_Ajub_asm_v1.0, whole genome shotgun sequence harbors:
- the LOC128315169 gene encoding protein enabled homolog → MNEQLGCCSRSPTHTKRSINPPRAGSSYLPPLPQLPRPHLPGRLGSTYFRRDEVWGSPGGHEPPAGVRAGSVVVFLGLLLPAPRLPCPSRAALPVCREVLVANAAWHRLAYYSPARPPASRPQGTASAPPAPRRRGRRDPRPRPLPTQSFGGGGKCPGSGAASGGSGRAGFPPSSSSPPYRLPPPPPPPPLLLPRSPWGCSPAARNYLQSTVVRKQMILLLMYHQKVSSSLMLRHNPVLFASLSLIT